The Cyanobacterium sp. T60_A2020_053 genomic sequence ACCTGAAACCTGAAACCTGAAACCTGAAACCTGAAACCTGAAACCTGAAACCTGACACTTCCCCTCACCAACATACTTTTTCAGCAAACCCTAATTATAGGTGTCTGAGCGGTTACAATAGCTATGGCTGATTTCTTTTTATAATAAATGTCTAATTATCGCATGACTTATCCCTTAGCTGGACAAACTATTTTAATTACTAGGGCAATGGGCGCTGCTTCGGAGTTTCGGCATTTGCTAGAGGCGAAGGGCGCTGTTGTTTTAGAGTTACCAGCTTTAGTGATTAAACCTCCTTCTAGTTGGGTAGAGTTAGATCAGGCAATTATTGATATAAATAACTTTGATTGGTTAATTCTTACCAGTGCCAATGGCGTTAATTATTTTTGGCAGAGGTGGGAAAAATACGGCAAAACTAAAGAAGATTTACAACATCTCAAGATTGCGGTGGTAGGTAAAAAAACCGCCCAAGTTTTGAGTAATTATGGTGTGGAAGCGGATTTTATTCCCCCTGATTTTGTGGCAGATGCCATGGTGACAAATTTTCCTGATGCCTTAGTAGGATGTAAAATGCTATTCCCTAGGGTGGAAACAGGAGGACGAGAAATATTAGTACAAGAGTTCTCTCAAGAAGGGGCTTGGGTGCTAGAAGTACCAGCTTATCAGTCAGGATGTCCTGATGATATTGATTCTACGGTATTATCAGCACTGGAAAATGGTATCGTTGATATTATTACCTTTGCTAGTTCTAAAACAGTGGGTAATTTTTATGATTTACTGGTAAGGGCGGAGGGCGCTGATACGGCACAATCTTTATTAGAATCTGTCGCCCTTGCTTCTATTGGACCACAAACTTCTCAAACTTGTCAAGAGTTATTCCAAAGAGTGGATGTGGAAGCGTCTGAATATACGTTATCTGGTTTGGGGCGGGCGCTGGAAAATTTTGTGTCGAAAAGATAGGTGGAGGGCGCTGAATAATCATACTACAAGTCTAAAAAAGGCCTAAAAATTACCTTTTTACCTTGAAGCTCGCCTATTTTAATTTTTTTAGCAAACGGTAAATTTCTAATACGATAACTATTGTCTTTGATCACAATAATTGCCCCAACTTGCAAAACATCTTGATGTTTTTGTAAAATGGGGTTTAATTTACTCAAAACATAATCAGGATTGGCTTTTTCTAACCGAAAAATAATCACACTGGGTAACGTATCACCGCTAAATGCTAATAATTCACCGAAATCTAAATCAAAAGTTAGAATAACTCTGTTTTCTGCTTTTGCCTTAATGACAATATCGCTATCTGCCAGTTTCTGTAAACTTTGATCTCTAAGATGTATAGCATCATAACCATTATTGCGTAGGTTATTAATGACAGTTTGAGAAACGCCCATATCCCCTAGAAATTTCATGCTACTTTTTCTTCCTCATAATAATAAATTTTTTCATCCGCCAATAATGAAGCATATTTTAAAGAGGCTTGTATGTCTTCCAATTCTAAATCAGGATATTCTCTTAAAATTTCTTCAATAGTCATATCACTGGCTAACAATTTTAAGACTAAGGTTACAGTAATGCGCATCCCTCGGATACACGCCCTTCCTCCCATGATTTCTGGGTTAAAAGTGATTCTTTCTAAAATAACTTTAGTTTTTTCCATTACTTTAGTTTTTTCCATTTTTCCATCCTACTTTGCTAAACTATACCTTCTCATTCTAGCTAATTGAAGTCTGCTAAATAAATTATATCAAGTTCGGATAATCTGTTACAAACACATTATATCTTCGCTGTTTCCCCACCGTGTAATGAATTACACGGAACCAACAGTATCACGTTCAATAAATTGAACTAAAATTATTTTAATTGATTGATAAGTGATCAAACGAACTTGATACTAGACAATACAATACAATTATCAAAAGTTTAGGCACATACCCCCCTGAGATGGTAACGCCTCACCATTGTCAATTTACCTTCATGATTGGACTTTTTCAGCAAACCCTAAATAGCCTTTCACGCAAAATGATATGATGAAGAATTATATAGAAATATAGAAGAACTTATAAAAATAGAGTATGTTTAAGAAAATATTTGGCGATCCCAACGCGCGCAAACTAAAAAAAATACAACCCCTCATCGCTGATATTAATATCCTCGAAGAAGATATGCAAAAGCTCACAGATGACGAAATGAGGGCAAAAACAGCCTCTTTCAAGGAAATGTTAGCCAAAGCCAAAAACAAAGAAGAAAGAGACGATTTACTTGATGAAATTTTACCAGAAGCCTTCGCTTTAGTCAGAGAAGCAGGGGTAAGAGTATTAGGAATGCGCCATTATGACGTGCAAATGTTAGGAGGAATTGTTTTACACACTGGACAAATTGCCGAGATGAAAACGGGGGAAGGTAAAACCCTTGTGGCTACTTTACCAGCTTATCTTAATGGTTTAACTGGTAAAGGGGTTCATGTTGTCACTGTTAACGACTATCTCGCGCGCCGTGATGCGGAATGGATGGGACAAATTCACCGCTTTCTAGGTTTAGAAGTGGGTTTGATTCAAAGTGGTATGGATTCTCCTGAAAGAAGAAAAAATTATCTCGCTGATATAACTTATGCCACGAATAGTGAGTTAGGTTTTGATTACCTACGGGATAATATGGCGACTTCCATTGAAGAAGTGGTCCAGCGCCCTCCCAACTACTCTATCATTGACGAGGTGGATTCTATTTTAGTGGACGAAGCGCGCACCCCGTTAATCATTTCTGGGCAGGTAGATCGCCCCATGGAAAAATATCAACAGGCAGCCCAAATCGCTCAAATCCTTACTAGACAAAAGGAAGACGGAGACGGAGGCCATTACGAAGTGGATGAAAAAGCCAAAAGTGTCTTATTAACCGATGAAGGTTTTGCCAAAGCTGAGGAATTATTAGGGGTTGAGGATTTATACGATCAACAAAACCCTTGGGCGCATTATATCTTCAACGCTATTAAGGCTAAGGAATTATTTGCCCGTGACGTTAACTACATCGTGCGTAATAATGAAGTGGTGATTGTGGATGAGTTTACGGGAAGGGTATTACAAGGGAGAAGATGGAGTGACGGTTTGCATCAGGCCATGGAAGCCAAAGAAGGGGTAGAAATCCAACGAGAAACCCAAACCCTCGCTAGTATAACCTATCAAAACTTTTTCCTACTGTACGAAAAATTATCGGGTATGACAGGCACGGCAAAAACAGAGGAAACGGAATTTGAGAAGGTTTATAACCTCCAAGTTACCATTATCCCCACCAATCGCCCTAATGATCGTCATGATTTACCCGATGTAGTCTATAAAAATGAGGTGGCTAAATGGAAAGCGGTAGCGGAGGAGTGCGCTGAAATGCACGAAACTGGTCGCCCTGTCTTAGTTGGTACTACAAGCGTAGAGAAATCAGAATTATTATCTCATTTATTAAAAGAAAGAAAAATCCCCCATAATCTCCTCAATGCGCGCCCCGAAAACGTGGAGAGGGAATCAGAAATTGTCGCTCAGGCCGGGCGCAAGGGCGCTGTAACTATTGCTACTAACATGGCGGGAAGGGGTACAGATATTATTCTTGGCGGTAACTCTGACTACATGGCGCGCCTCAAAATTCGAGAATATTTAATGCCTCAAATCGTGCGCCCAGAGGATGATAGTTTGATGGTTAACGTGGCTGGAATTGACATGGCAAAGCGCCCTTCACCCCAAGGATTTAGCGGTAACGGTAAAGGTAAAAAAGGCAAAACATGGAAACCTAGTTCTGATATTTTCCCTTGTGAATTATCCCCCGAAACAGAACAGGCGCTGAAAGATGTTGTTAAAATGGCAGTGGATAGCTATGGCTTACAAACCCTCTCGGAATTAGATGCTGAGGAAAAGATCGCTGTGGCGGCTGAAAAAGCGCCCGTCACCGATCCTGTTATCCTAAA encodes the following:
- a CDS encoding DUF5615 family PIN-like protein, with the protein product MKFLGDMGVSQTVINNLRNNGYDAIHLRDQSLQKLADSDIVIKAKAENRVILTFDLDFGELLAFSGDTLPSVIIFRLEKANPDYVLSKLNPILQKHQDVLQVGAIIVIKDNSYRIRNLPFAKKIKIGELQGKKVIFRPFLDL
- the secA gene encoding preprotein translocase subunit SecA, with the protein product MFKKIFGDPNARKLKKIQPLIADINILEEDMQKLTDDEMRAKTASFKEMLAKAKNKEERDDLLDEILPEAFALVREAGVRVLGMRHYDVQMLGGIVLHTGQIAEMKTGEGKTLVATLPAYLNGLTGKGVHVVTVNDYLARRDAEWMGQIHRFLGLEVGLIQSGMDSPERRKNYLADITYATNSELGFDYLRDNMATSIEEVVQRPPNYSIIDEVDSILVDEARTPLIISGQVDRPMEKYQQAAQIAQILTRQKEDGDGGHYEVDEKAKSVLLTDEGFAKAEELLGVEDLYDQQNPWAHYIFNAIKAKELFARDVNYIVRNNEVVIVDEFTGRVLQGRRWSDGLHQAMEAKEGVEIQRETQTLASITYQNFFLLYEKLSGMTGTAKTEETEFEKVYNLQVTIIPTNRPNDRHDLPDVVYKNEVAKWKAVAEECAEMHETGRPVLVGTTSVEKSELLSHLLKERKIPHNLLNARPENVERESEIVAQAGRKGAVTIATNMAGRGTDIILGGNSDYMARLKIREYLMPQIVRPEDDSLMVNVAGIDMAKRPSPQGFSGNGKGKKGKTWKPSSDIFPCELSPETEQALKDVVKMAVDSYGLQTLSELDAEEKIAVAAEKAPVTDPVILKMREVYQMIRREYENLTSTEHDMVIDKGGLHVIGTERHESRRIDNQLRGRAGRQGDPGSTRFFLSLEDNLLRIFGGDRVAGLMNAFRVEEDMPIESGMLTRSLEGAQKKVETFYYDARKSVFEYDEVMNNQRRAIYAERRRVLEGRDLKDQVIQYAEKTMDEIVDAYVNPDLPPDEWNLEALVDKAKEFIYLLQDITVKDLEDMTASEMKAFLREEVHKAYDLKEHQIEQMQPGLMRQVERFFILQQIDMLWREHLQNMDGLREAVGLRGYGQKDPLVEYKQEGYEMFLELMIDIRRNVVYNLFQFQPQAQPQAV
- a CDS encoding uroporphyrinogen-III synthase translates to MSNYRMTYPLAGQTILITRAMGAASEFRHLLEAKGAVVLELPALVIKPPSSWVELDQAIIDINNFDWLILTSANGVNYFWQRWEKYGKTKEDLQHLKIAVVGKKTAQVLSNYGVEADFIPPDFVADAMVTNFPDALVGCKMLFPRVETGGREILVQEFSQEGAWVLEVPAYQSGCPDDIDSTVLSALENGIVDIITFASSKTVGNFYDLLVRAEGADTAQSLLESVALASIGPQTSQTCQELFQRVDVEASEYTLSGLGRALENFVSKR
- a CDS encoding DUF433 domain-containing protein; protein product: MEKTKVILERITFNPEIMGGRACIRGMRITVTLVLKLLASDMTIEEILREYPDLELEDIQASLKYASLLADEKIYYYEEEKVA